From a region of the Candidatus Tanganyikabacteria bacterium genome:
- a CDS encoding phosphoribosylformylglycinamidine synthase: protein MTYPQMSEPKPTRIEVKTKAGLVDSQGRKAARLLGLAESDVSAGKVYYLGGDMPQDEARRVAAEFLSDPIAEEFAVGELAAGEAVEIGYRPGVTDNEGHVASEVLSEALGRPLAVHSARVYRFRAACGTAFLDAACSKLGNPLVERFRSPADPSWGFDVGVAGPVGETVLGGLVTQVDLPDDDAALEAISREGLLALSVAEMRAVREYFSRPAVVARRTSAGLPARGATDLELEAIAQTWSEHCKHKLFNDRIRYRDAAGERVIEDGLFRTFIRGATEEIRKERDWLVSVFSDNAGVIRFDDDHHLVFKVETHNSPSALEPYGGALTGIVGVNRDPAGTGLGCRLLFNTDVFCFGPPAWPHALPAGVLHPARIMAGVRKGVEDGGNQSGIPTVNGAVYFEPRFVGRPLVFCGTGGLMPREIAGRPAHRKEINPGDLAVMVGGRVGRDGIHGATFSSQGVAADTPASVVQIGDPITQKRALDLVAEAGERGLFRALTDNGAGGLSSSVGELAQLSGGCEIHLDRVPQKAVGLKPWEILVSESQERMTLAVPPERWEDLAALAARRGVEVSAVGVFTASGRFECTWRGQLIASLDLDWLHESGLPRRTLEAEWPGVDPGSIGAGVVDPRSGGAGVVDPGSGGAGVVDPGSSGAGVVDPGSSGAGVVDPGSSGAGVPAGLMPGEQAISGDATQALLALLASLNICSREGLVRQYDHEVQGGSVVKPLVGRKADGPGDAAVLRPLLAAERAVAVSCGLAPRYGDLDPYWMAGCAVDEALRNAVSVGADPDHLAILDNFCWPDAVYDPQRNPDGKRKLGALVRACEGLRDAAVAFGSPLISGKDSVKNDFHGSRPAGDLGLAPAPLGPGSAPDALKLSIAPTLLISAIGVVPDARSAVTMDFKVAGDLVYVVGATRDERGGSEWARLAGRPGGRVPTVDFAAARRAYAAVHRAICEHLVASCHDVSEGGLAVALAESALAGELGFAGDLAEAPGCKDLPPEAVLFSESAGRLVISIAPGDRERFEALLSDIPAACVGRTVAEPTVRLAVDGTTLAQASVADMKRAWQETPQW from the coding sequence ATGACGTACCCGCAGATGTCCGAGCCCAAACCGACCCGTATCGAGGTCAAGACCAAGGCCGGCCTTGTCGATTCGCAAGGCCGCAAGGCGGCGCGGCTGCTGGGGTTGGCCGAGTCCGACGTCTCGGCGGGCAAGGTCTACTACCTCGGCGGCGACATGCCGCAGGACGAGGCCCGCCGGGTGGCGGCCGAGTTCCTTTCCGATCCCATCGCCGAGGAGTTCGCGGTCGGCGAACTGGCGGCCGGCGAGGCCGTCGAGATCGGCTACCGGCCCGGGGTGACCGACAACGAAGGCCACGTGGCCTCCGAGGTCCTGTCCGAGGCGCTGGGGCGACCGCTGGCCGTGCATTCGGCCCGGGTCTACCGCTTCCGCGCGGCTTGCGGCACGGCTTTCCTGGATGCGGCCTGCTCGAAACTCGGCAATCCCCTGGTCGAGCGCTTCAGGTCGCCGGCGGATCCCTCCTGGGGCTTCGACGTCGGGGTGGCCGGGCCGGTGGGCGAGACGGTTCTCGGGGGATTGGTGACGCAGGTCGATCTGCCGGACGACGATGCGGCTCTGGAAGCCATCAGCCGGGAGGGCTTGCTCGCCCTGTCGGTGGCCGAGATGCGCGCCGTGCGCGAGTACTTTTCGCGGCCCGCCGTGGTCGCCAGGCGGACGAGCGCGGGCTTGCCGGCCCGCGGAGCGACCGACCTCGAGCTCGAGGCGATCGCGCAGACCTGGTCGGAGCACTGCAAGCACAAGCTGTTCAACGATCGCATCCGCTACCGCGACGCGGCCGGCGAACGCGTCATCGAGGACGGCCTCTTCCGGACCTTCATCCGCGGGGCGACCGAGGAGATCCGCAAGGAGCGCGACTGGCTGGTGTCGGTCTTTTCCGACAACGCGGGGGTCATCCGCTTCGACGACGATCACCACCTGGTCTTCAAGGTCGAGACGCACAACAGCCCGTCCGCCCTGGAGCCGTACGGCGGCGCCCTGACCGGCATCGTCGGCGTCAACCGCGATCCGGCCGGGACGGGCCTGGGCTGCCGCCTGCTCTTCAACACCGACGTGTTCTGCTTCGGCCCGCCTGCGTGGCCGCACGCCCTCCCCGCGGGCGTCCTGCACCCGGCCCGCATCATGGCCGGCGTGCGCAAGGGGGTCGAGGACGGCGGCAACCAGAGCGGCATCCCCACGGTCAACGGCGCCGTGTACTTCGAACCCCGCTTCGTGGGCCGGCCGCTGGTTTTCTGCGGCACCGGCGGGCTCATGCCGCGGGAAATCGCGGGGCGCCCGGCGCACCGGAAGGAAATCAATCCGGGCGATCTCGCCGTGATGGTGGGCGGCCGGGTGGGCCGCGACGGCATCCATGGCGCGACGTTCAGCTCGCAGGGCGTCGCGGCGGACACGCCGGCGTCGGTCGTGCAGATTGGCGATCCCATCACGCAGAAGCGGGCGCTGGACCTGGTGGCCGAGGCGGGCGAGCGCGGGCTGTTTCGCGCCCTCACCGACAACGGGGCCGGCGGCTTGTCGAGTTCGGTGGGCGAGCTGGCGCAGCTCTCGGGCGGGTGCGAAATCCACCTGGATCGCGTCCCGCAGAAGGCCGTCGGCTTGAAGCCCTGGGAGATCCTGGTCTCCGAATCGCAGGAGCGCATGACGCTTGCGGTACCGCCGGAGCGCTGGGAAGATCTGGCCGCGCTGGCGGCGCGGCGCGGCGTGGAAGTGTCGGCGGTCGGCGTCTTCACGGCGTCCGGGCGCTTCGAGTGCACGTGGCGCGGGCAACTCATCGCCAGCCTGGACCTGGACTGGTTGCACGAGAGCGGGTTGCCGCGGCGGACGCTCGAAGCCGAGTGGCCGGGCGTCGATCCCGGCTCGATTGGCGCCGGCGTCGTCGATCCTCGCTCGGGTGGGGCCGGCGTCGTCGATCCTGGCTCGGGTGGGGCCGGCGTCGTCGATCCTGGCTCGAGTGGGGCCGGCGTCGTCGATCCTGGCTCAAGTGGGGCCGGCGTCGTCGATCCTGGCTCCAGTGGGGCCGGCGTCCCTGCCGGCCTCATGCCCGGCGAGCAAGCCATCTCTGGCGATGCGACGCAGGCCCTGCTCGCGCTCCTGGCCTCGCTCAACATCTGCTCCCGCGAAGGCCTCGTGCGCCAGTACGACCACGAGGTGCAGGGTGGGTCGGTCGTGAAACCCCTGGTGGGCCGCAAGGCCGACGGCCCGGGCGACGCCGCGGTCCTGCGGCCGCTGCTGGCGGCCGAGCGTGCGGTCGCGGTGAGCTGCGGCCTGGCGCCGCGCTACGGCGATCTGGACCCCTACTGGATGGCGGGCTGCGCCGTGGACGAAGCGCTCCGCAACGCGGTGTCCGTGGGCGCCGATCCCGATCATCTGGCCATCCTCGACAACTTCTGCTGGCCCGACGCCGTGTACGACCCGCAGCGCAACCCTGACGGCAAGCGCAAGCTGGGGGCCCTCGTGCGGGCCTGCGAGGGCCTGCGGGACGCGGCGGTCGCCTTCGGTTCGCCGCTGATTTCGGGCAAGGACAGCGTCAAGAACGATTTCCACGGCAGTCGGCCGGCCGGCGACCTGGGCCTGGCACCCGCGCCACTCGGCCCCGGCTCGGCTCCCGACGCGCTGAAGCTCTCCATCGCCCCCACGCTGCTGATCTCGGCCATCGGCGTCGTTCCCGACGCACGCTCCGCCGTGACGATGGATTTCAAGGTGGCGGGCGACCTCGTCTACGTGGTCGGCGCCACGCGGGACGAGCGCGGCGGCTCCGAGTGGGCGCGGCTCGCGGGCAGACCCGGCGGCCGGGTGCCCACCGTCGACTTCGCCGCCGCCCGGCGGGCGTACGCGGCAGTCCACCGCGCGATCTGCGAGCACCTCGTCGCGTCGTGCCACGACGTGTCCGAGGGCGGCCTGGCGGTCGCCCTGGCCGAATCGGCCCTGGCAGGCGAATTAGGCTTCGCCGGCGATCTCGCCGAGGCGCCGGGGTGCAAGGATCTTCCCCCGGAGGCCGTTCTGTTCTCGGAGAGCGCGGGCCGGCTGGTCATTTCCATCGCGCCCGGCGACCGCGAGCGGTTCGAGGCGCTCCTTTCGGACATCCCGGCGGCCTGCGTGGGCCGCACCGTCGCAGAACCGACCGTCCGTCTGGCGGTCGATGGAACAACGCTTGCCCAAGCATCCGTCGCGGATATGAAGCGAGCCTGGCAGGAGACACCGCAATGGTAG
- a CDS encoding phosphoribosylformylglycinamidine cyclo-ligase, which produces MMLTYKLSGVDIAAGDELVRRIQALAPGIGGFSGLYPIDSERFLVASTDGVGTKLELAIQAEKYDTVGIDLVAMVVNDIVTTGARPLFFLDYFATGKLDVDQAEQVVKGILAGCEEAGCVLLGGETAEMPGFYPAGKFDLAGFGVGVVARTQTLTGKDVRAGDVLLGIPSSGPHSNGYSLVRKVLHVADLALDRPFGSGTLGTALLAPTRIYVAEVLSLAQRFEIHAAAHITGGGFDNVQRVLPEGLVARIDFGAWDVPPIFGFLQSEGNIPEDDMRRTFNLGIGMVLVVPPQVADRIRSERGDLAVVGEVVAA; this is translated from the coding sequence CTGATGCTGACCTACAAGCTCTCGGGCGTCGACATCGCGGCCGGCGACGAGCTCGTAAGGCGCATCCAGGCGCTGGCCCCCGGCATCGGCGGCTTCTCGGGCCTCTACCCGATCGACTCGGAGCGCTTCCTGGTCGCCAGCACCGACGGCGTCGGCACGAAGCTCGAACTGGCCATCCAGGCCGAGAAGTACGACACGGTCGGCATCGACCTGGTCGCGATGGTCGTCAACGACATCGTCACGACCGGCGCGCGGCCGCTGTTCTTCCTCGACTACTTCGCGACGGGCAAACTCGACGTCGACCAGGCCGAGCAGGTCGTAAAGGGCATCCTGGCCGGGTGCGAGGAGGCGGGCTGCGTGCTGCTCGGCGGCGAGACCGCCGAGATGCCCGGCTTCTACCCGGCCGGCAAGTTCGACCTGGCGGGATTCGGCGTGGGCGTCGTGGCAAGGACGCAGACCCTCACAGGCAAGGACGTGCGGGCCGGCGACGTGCTGCTCGGCATCCCCAGCTCGGGACCGCATTCCAACGGCTATTCGCTCGTCCGCAAGGTGCTGCACGTCGCCGACCTTGCGCTCGACCGGCCCTTCGGCTCGGGCACGCTCGGCACGGCGCTCCTGGCGCCCACTCGCATCTACGTGGCCGAGGTGCTCTCGCTCGCCCAGCGTTTCGAGATCCACGCGGCCGCCCACATCACCGGCGGCGGCTTCGACAACGTGCAACGGGTGCTTCCCGAGGGCCTGGTCGCCCGCATCGACTTCGGCGCGTGGGACGTGCCGCCCATCTTCGGCTTCCTGCAGTCCGAGGGCAACATCCCCGAGGACGACATGCGGCGCACCTTCAACCTCGGCATCGGCATGGTGCTGGTGGTCCCCCCGCAGGTGGCCGATCGCATCCGGAGCGAGCGCGGGGATCTGGCCGTCGTGGGGGAGGTCGTGGCAGCATGA
- a CDS encoding IMP dehydrogenase encodes MKSFDISSFPEGLTFEDVLLLPGYSDFLPHEAELRTRLSRNVWLNAPIVSSAMDTVTEAQMAIHLALLGGIGIVHRNLTPEQQADQIRQVKDHTFAEGEYPQAALDKQGRLLAGAAVGVSGALERAARLVQAGVDVLVIDTAHGHTRSVGQTLRDLKAEFPHLDVVAGNISTAEGAEFLIENGADGVKTGQGPGSICTTRVVAGIGVPQISAVRAVASVAQPHDVPVIADGGIQYSGDLTKAIAAGADTVMLGSLLARTRESPGQEVLLGGRQYKVYRGMGSIGALQNETNDRYGKGGSGPLVPEGVEGMVPLSGSVKDLLYQMLGGLRKGMGYCGLRTIEELKTRAQFIRVSSAAMRESHAHDVMITKEAPNYWRSTV; translated from the coding sequence ATGAAGAGCTTCGACATCAGTTCGTTTCCCGAGGGCCTCACGTTCGAGGATGTCCTCCTGCTGCCGGGCTATTCCGATTTCCTCCCGCACGAGGCCGAGTTGCGCACGCGCCTCTCGCGCAACGTCTGGCTGAACGCGCCGATCGTCAGTTCGGCGATGGACACGGTGACCGAGGCGCAGATGGCCATCCACCTCGCTCTGCTGGGCGGGATCGGCATCGTCCACCGCAACCTGACGCCCGAGCAGCAGGCCGACCAGATCCGCCAGGTCAAGGACCACACCTTCGCCGAGGGCGAGTACCCGCAGGCGGCGCTGGACAAGCAGGGCCGCCTCCTGGCAGGCGCCGCGGTCGGCGTCTCGGGAGCCCTCGAACGGGCGGCGCGCCTGGTCCAGGCCGGAGTGGACGTCCTGGTGATCGACACGGCGCACGGCCACACCAGAAGCGTAGGCCAGACGCTGCGCGACCTGAAGGCCGAGTTTCCCCACTTGGACGTCGTCGCGGGCAACATCTCGACGGCGGAGGGGGCGGAGTTCCTCATCGAAAACGGCGCAGATGGCGTCAAGACGGGCCAAGGGCCCGGTTCCATCTGCACGACTCGTGTCGTGGCGGGCATCGGCGTCCCGCAGATCTCGGCGGTTCGAGCCGTGGCCTCGGTTGCCCAGCCTCACGACGTCCCCGTCATCGCCGACGGCGGCATCCAGTACTCCGGCGACCTCACGAAGGCCATCGCGGCCGGCGCCGACACGGTGATGCTGGGCTCCCTCCTGGCCCGCACCCGCGAGAGCCCGGGGCAGGAGGTCCTCCTGGGCGGGCGGCAGTACAAGGTCTACCGCGGCATGGGATCCATCGGCGCCCTGCAGAACGAGACCAACGATCGCTACGGCAAGGGCGGGTCGGGCCCCCTGGTGCCGGAGGGCGTCGAGGGCATGGTGCCGCTTTCCGGTTCCGTCAAGGATCTGCTCTACCAGATGCTGGGCGGCCTGCGGAAGGGCATGGGGTACTGCGGGTTGCGCACCATCGAGGAGCTCAAGACCCGCGCCCAGTTCATCCGCGTCTCCAGCGCCGCGATGCGCGAGAGCCACGCTCACGACGTGATGATCACCAAGGAAGCTCCGAACTACTGGCGTTCGACCGTCTAG
- the guaA gene encoding glutamine-hydrolyzing GMP synthase, protein MPELTAAPATQSGGPPVGPASVPASQCIAILDYGSQYTQLIARRVRELGVFSRIYPPSSPAAEMADPAIAGIILSGGPGSVHEEGALGLDPGVLELGKPVLGICYGMQLLNHLHAGLVVPGTRREYGRADVAIAAGCPLFAGMGDTQAVWMSHGDRLERVAGDFAMVARTADGVAAAVQHRALPVFGLQFHPEVTHTPQGTQVLRNFLFEVCRCEASWSMADHLDRVVAEIRATVGDNRVCVLVSGGVDSTVTAALLARALPPEQVLAVHVDSGLMRKGESADVVRFLREAGVGDLAFVDASAQFLSRLAGIADPERKRKIIGDTFIEVQQAELSRLGLADADVFLAQGTLYTDLIESGLGVGQNAAVIKTHHNVGTPLVRAKRDQGRLIEPNREIFKDEVRALGLELGLAEDLVYRHPFPGPGLAIRVLGEVTPDRLELLREVDAIFLDEIRQAGLYRTIWQAFAVLLPVRSVGVQGDGRSYGHVVALRSVESVDGMTADAFAFPWDVLRRVATRITNEVPGVGRVVYDISSKPPATIEWE, encoded by the coding sequence ATGCCTGAACTGACCGCCGCGCCCGCCACGCAGTCGGGAGGGCCCCCGGTGGGGCCGGCCTCCGTGCCGGCCTCGCAATGCATCGCCATCCTCGACTACGGGTCGCAGTACACCCAGCTGATCGCCCGCCGCGTCCGCGAACTGGGCGTCTTCTCGCGCATCTATCCTCCGTCCTCCCCGGCCGCCGAAATGGCCGATCCGGCGATCGCCGGCATCATCCTGTCGGGCGGGCCGGGGAGCGTGCACGAGGAGGGGGCGCTGGGCCTGGATCCAGGCGTCCTGGAGCTCGGCAAACCCGTCCTGGGCATCTGCTACGGGATGCAGTTGCTCAACCACCTCCACGCCGGCCTGGTCGTGCCGGGAACCCGGCGCGAATACGGCCGGGCGGACGTCGCGATCGCGGCCGGTTGCCCGCTGTTCGCGGGAATGGGGGACACGCAGGCGGTGTGGATGAGCCACGGCGACCGCCTGGAGCGGGTCGCCGGGGATTTCGCCATGGTGGCGCGCACCGCCGACGGCGTCGCGGCCGCGGTGCAGCACCGCGCACTCCCGGTATTCGGCCTGCAGTTCCATCCCGAAGTCACCCACACGCCGCAAGGGACACAGGTGCTTCGCAATTTCCTGTTCGAGGTCTGCCGGTGCGAGGCGTCGTGGTCCATGGCCGATCATCTCGATCGCGTCGTGGCCGAGATCCGGGCCACCGTGGGCGACAATCGCGTCTGCGTCCTCGTGTCGGGCGGTGTGGATTCGACCGTCACCGCGGCCCTGCTGGCCCGCGCCCTGCCCCCCGAGCAAGTGCTGGCCGTCCACGTGGACAGCGGCCTAATGCGCAAGGGCGAGAGCGCCGACGTGGTGCGCTTCCTGCGGGAGGCGGGCGTGGGCGACCTGGCCTTCGTGGATGCCTCCGCGCAGTTCCTCTCGCGCCTGGCGGGGATCGCCGATCCCGAGCGCAAGCGCAAGATCATCGGCGACACCTTCATCGAGGTGCAGCAGGCCGAACTGTCCCGCCTGGGGCTGGCGGACGCCGACGTCTTCCTGGCGCAGGGCACGCTCTACACGGACCTCATCGAGTCGGGCCTGGGCGTCGGGCAGAACGCGGCCGTGATCAAGACGCACCACAACGTGGGGACGCCGCTGGTGCGCGCCAAGCGCGACCAGGGGCGCCTCATCGAGCCCAACCGCGAGATCTTCAAGGACGAAGTGCGTGCCCTGGGGCTGGAACTCGGGCTCGCCGAAGACCTGGTCTACCGCCACCCGTTCCCGGGGCCGGGCCTGGCGATCCGCGTACTCGGCGAAGTGACGCCCGATCGGCTCGAACTCCTGCGAGAGGTCGACGCGATCTTCCTCGACGAGATCCGGCAGGCCGGGCTCTACCGGACCATCTGGCAGGCCTTCGCCGTCCTGCTGCCGGTGCGCAGCGTCGGCGTGCAGGGGGACGGCCGCAGCTACGGCCACGTCGTGGCGTTGCGCTCGGTCGAGAGCGTGGACGGCATGACCGCCGATGCCTTCGCGTTCCCCTGGGACGTGCTTCGGCGGGTCGCCACGCGCATCACGAACGAGGTCCCGGGCGTGGGCCGGGTGGTTTACGACATTTCCAGCAAGCCGCCGGCGACGATCGAGTGGGAGTAG
- the purF gene encoding amidophosphoribosyltransferase, producing MCGILGLFDPVVPVSADLYKGALALQHRGQEGAGMITWDRRFFLKTGRGLLSEVFQDVRLGELRGHMGLAHVRYATAGTGEADEVQPFLLSFPFGLALVHNGNLTNHDSLREHLARGSWHLNSSSDSEALLQVLADSLAQNDVRHLEPADVFRAVARTMDVVEGAYSVVTILARHGKLAFRDPQGIRPLVLGKRGKAWCVASESVALDALDFEIVRDVRPGEAIYVDAAGELHEAQLRTPKPAHCVFEYIYMARPESILDGRYVTDARERLGEALAARFAERPDKACADVVCDVPSSAEDVAMAFAESSGIPYRKGIRKNHYSHRSFIAPNQTARLGAVGLKFHLSRSVLAGKRLAVVDDSIVRGNTARALATRLRNAGAAEVHILSAAPAVKHPCVYGVDMSVTSELVASGTDSLRRVAEDLGLDSVQYQRVADLHEALAGLPLCTACFTGCYPTPVSPAQRARIGEARAVVSAKVSMDA from the coding sequence ATGTGCGGCATCCTCGGCCTCTTCGACCCGGTCGTGCCCGTCTCGGCCGACCTCTACAAGGGCGCCCTCGCCCTGCAGCACCGGGGCCAGGAAGGCGCCGGCATGATCACCTGGGACCGTCGGTTCTTCCTCAAGACCGGCCGCGGCCTGCTCTCGGAGGTCTTCCAGGACGTCAGGCTAGGCGAGTTGCGGGGCCACATGGGCCTGGCGCACGTGCGCTACGCGACCGCGGGCACCGGCGAGGCCGACGAGGTGCAGCCGTTCTTGCTGTCGTTCCCGTTCGGCCTGGCGCTCGTCCACAACGGCAACCTCACCAACCACGACTCGTTGCGCGAGCATCTCGCGAGAGGCTCCTGGCACCTCAACTCGTCGTCGGACTCGGAGGCCCTGCTGCAGGTGCTGGCCGACAGCCTCGCGCAGAACGACGTACGCCACCTGGAGCCCGCCGACGTGTTCCGCGCGGTGGCCCGCACGATGGACGTCGTCGAGGGCGCTTACAGCGTCGTGACCATCCTGGCCCGCCACGGCAAGCTGGCGTTCCGGGATCCGCAGGGCATCCGGCCGCTGGTACTTGGTAAACGCGGCAAGGCATGGTGCGTCGCCTCCGAGTCGGTCGCACTGGATGCGCTGGATTTCGAGATCGTGCGGGACGTGCGGCCCGGGGAGGCCATCTACGTCGACGCGGCGGGCGAGTTGCACGAGGCGCAACTCCGCACGCCCAAGCCGGCGCACTGCGTCTTCGAGTACATCTACATGGCCCGCCCCGAGTCCATCCTGGATGGCCGCTACGTGACCGACGCCCGGGAGCGCCTGGGCGAGGCGCTCGCGGCGCGTTTCGCCGAAAGGCCCGACAAGGCTTGCGCCGACGTGGTCTGCGACGTGCCATCCAGCGCGGAGGACGTGGCGATGGCCTTCGCCGAGTCCTCGGGCATCCCGTACCGCAAGGGCATCCGCAAGAACCATTACTCCCATCGCTCCTTCATCGCGCCCAACCAGACGGCGCGGCTCGGGGCGGTGGGCCTCAAGTTCCACCTCTCGCGCAGCGTGCTGGCCGGCAAGCGCCTGGCGGTCGTCGACGACTCCATCGTCCGCGGCAACACGGCCCGCGCCCTGGCCACCAGGCTGCGCAACGCCGGCGCCGCCGAGGTGCACATACTGTCGGCCGCCCCGGCCGTCAAGCACCCCTGCGTCTACGGCGTGGACATGTCGGTGACCTCGGAGCTGGTTGCGTCCGGGACGGATTCCCTGCGGCGCGTCGCGGAGGATCTCGGCCTGGATAGCGTCCAGTACCAGCGCGTCGCGGACCTCCACGAGGCGCTGGCCGGCCTGCCGCTCTGCACGGCCTGCTTCACGGGCTGCTACCCCACGCCGGTCTCGCCGGCCCAGCGGGCGCGCATCGGCGAGGCCCGCGCCGTGGTGAGCGCCAAGGTGAGCATGGATGCCTGA
- the purN gene encoding phosphoribosylglycinamide formyltransferase — protein MRLAVFASGSGSNLAALLTACEEGRLPARAVGAVCNNPGAGAISRAERFGLPVFVCDHRAFSSREAHEEAILAWLRPLRPDWIALAGYMRLLTPHFLRAYPGRVVNIHPADTRRHKGGGGYEWALREGLTETCVTVHYVDEGMDTGDIIAQAPVAILPGDTLESLEARGLAVEHELYVRALAGVIGPGAAAGLPGSAGVAT, from the coding sequence ATGCGTCTGGCCGTTTTCGCGTCCGGCTCCGGATCCAATCTCGCGGCCTTGCTCACGGCCTGCGAGGAAGGCCGCCTGCCCGCGCGCGCCGTGGGCGCGGTCTGCAACAACCCTGGCGCCGGCGCGATCTCCCGGGCCGAGCGCTTCGGCCTGCCGGTCTTCGTCTGCGACCACCGCGCATTTTCTAGCCGCGAGGCGCATGAGGAAGCAATCCTGGCCTGGCTGCGGCCCCTGCGGCCCGACTGGATCGCCCTGGCCGGCTACATGCGGCTCCTGACGCCCCATTTCCTGCGCGCGTATCCCGGGCGCGTCGTCAACATCCACCCGGCCGACACGCGGCGCCACAAGGGCGGCGGCGGCTACGAGTGGGCGCTGCGGGAGGGCCTGACCGAGACGTGCGTGACGGTGCACTACGTCGACGAAGGCATGGACACGGGGGACATCATCGCGCAGGCGCCGGTGGCGATACTGCCGGGCGATACCCTCGAGAGCCTCGAGGCACGCGGCCTGGCGGTCGAGCACGAGCTGTACGTCCGGGCCCTGGCCGGCGTGATCGGGCCAGGTGCCGCGGCCGGGCTCCCCGGGAGCGCCGGGGTCGCGACCTAG